Within the Montipora foliosa isolate CH-2021 chromosome 11, ASM3666993v2, whole genome shotgun sequence genome, the region ggtcacttagttcTCAGTTaggtttgaaatccaaagaaaaaaaaagaattgattttttgcgTTACATCATCAGATAATCGCAGACGAACTGCTTCTTTTGTATCCTTTTCCTTCTTGTCAGCAAGAGAGAAGGAGAAAGAAACAGTTCCCCAGGGAACTATCACTGGGTCGGTAGTGAGAAATTATAGAATGAACTTTAAAAAGTTAGAGAGAAACCACGAGGCGTAATAAGAGATTTCGAAAGTGATGTATTTCACAGGACGAAAATAACGATGGAGGGAAACCGTCAAAAATTTCAAATTACAAGGTTTCTTTTGTGACAAAGAGTATTTTTGTACTATTAATTTAGACGTGTAATGCTGTCGCGATCGTTCAAATACCAGAAAGAAGTAattttatacaccttattccaaaatggccgccattttagtattctcttgtttccatgcaaattggcccttatggcctcgctttcaaacgtaaaattcaaaagaatatttaaccttgaacgaggccaaaacggccaatttgcatggaaaaaaaagaatactaaaatggcggccattttggaacaagGTGTCTGTGCCAACTAATGTCCAAAAATGTACGGAATTGGATGCACGCACAATAttgatatccaacacaaagAGTCCCTtaaagtctaagcatttcctaCCTATTTCTAACTGAAACAATAACGTTAGAGTAAATTCAGCAGTTAacgtttatccttacttgagagCAGCATTTCgtggacactttgtgacgcttattccGACACACGACTCATATTGATGTTGCggaaaagagcaaggggacacttcgtgacactAATTCAAAAATCCGTATGCATCCAATCCCTTGCattttctggacatatctgcatGCGCCGGTAAAATGATCAGCGTCTAATTAGAATAGATGCTTTGTCATAAAAGATATCAGATAAAGTTTAGATAAATTCACGTCATCACCTACTGACTTTGATGAGCCACATAACTCAATTTTCTCTCCCCCCCTCCAACGAGGCAAAACTTGCCACTCTGTGTTTATACCTTGAAGAAGACACCTTTATACCCTGATGATAATGAAACACCCCACAAGGAATTATTCTAAACATGCAACACGGGAACATTTACGGCGTTAATCTTGATGGCGGTCAGCTATTATGCCCccatcccccctcccctttcTTAACTCAGTTGTGCATTGATAAATAACATTCAGTTAATCTTTACATCTGATATCAGACTGTTCGAAGCAATGTTCCACAAATCAATACTTGATGAATCAAGCCTCAGTTGAATTCAAAGGAACATAAGAGCCGTTTCCAAACGAGTCTCCCTCAAAGCTGAGGTTGATTACCCCTTCTTGGTCATCAGGATCATACCGCTCAGCTGCAGCGTACATATCCTATCTCAGTTCCTCCATCTGCTGTTCTTCCTTCAGCTCTGCATCCGCCACTGCATAGGCTGCTTCCCGGTTGACACCCCACCGCCGCTCTACAATATGATCAAGAAGCCTTTCCTCAGCCCATTCCTCGCAATAAAAGCCGCTCAGAGATGATTCAAGCCTGGTGAAGCGCTGTGCTACCAAATCCATTGCTTTAAACTTCCTCCTCGCCTTCATCTTCTGCTTTTTTTTCATGGCCACCAGATCCTTCTGCACTTCCTCCTCGATATTTTTCTTCTCGGCCGATTCATCATTGACCGAGATCTTATTCGGCTGCATGCCTGTGAGCTTTCTGAAACGTCTGATCAGAAAATCTACGATTTCGTACTCGTTTTCCTGTTCATCTGTGGACTCTTTGACTTCCGAGAACACGTCTAGCACGATGGTGAGGAACATGTTCATTAAGATGAACGTTCCAAACACcatgaaggaaaagaaaaacaagggaCCTAGTACTGGAGCAACTTCAGTGAGGGCAAGAAAATCAAACGACC harbors:
- the LOC137976789 gene encoding polycystin-2-like protein 1, with translation MWQIWQPRSQGFSPPRRGWNYVEFFMIVLVLTCIGMFFTRTLLVSQAISSLENNPGKFVSFGRVASWNEVFMYMVALVVFTSSIKGIKLLRFNRRITILAQTLRGYAGPLAAFSVVFIVFFLAYSLFAFAVFGKDLPNFYNFVSTCETVMGVLLGSFDFLALTEVAPVLGPLFFFSFMVFGTFILMNMFLTIVLDVFSEVKESTDEQENEYEIVDFLIRRFRKLTGMQPNKISVNDESAEKKNIEEEVQKDLVAMKKKQKMKARRKFKAMDLVAQRFTRLESSLSGFYCEEWAEERLLDHIVERRWGVNREAAYAVADAELKEEQQMEELR